In a genomic window of Phragmites australis chromosome 14, lpPhrAust1.1, whole genome shotgun sequence:
- the LOC133890525 gene encoding low molecular mass early light-inducible protein HV60, chloroplastic-like: protein MATTVMAPMSSPAFATGVRAGRFPARLPAAGLAPRRRALVVRAQSEPEKNPTEEKAKAKASPGLWDALAFSGPAPERINGRLAMVGFVSALAVEASRGDGLLSQAGSSSGLTWFAYTVVALSVASLVPLLQGESAEGRSGGFMTADAELWNGRFAMLGLVALAVTEYLTGAPFINV, encoded by the exons ATGGCGACCACGGTGATGGCCCCCATGAGCTCCCCTGCCTTTGCCACCGGCGTGCGTGCCGGCCGCTTCCCCGCCCGGCTTCCGGCGGCCGGGCTCGCGCCGCGCCGTCGCGCCCTGGTCGTCAGGGCCCAGAGCGAG CCGGAAAAGAATCCAACGGAGGAGAAGGCAAAGGCGAAGGCAAGCCCCGGCCTCTGGGACGCGCTGGCGTTCAGCGGCCCTGCCCCCGAGCGGATCAACGGCCGCCTCGCCATGGTCGGCTTCGTGTCCGCGCTCGCCGTCGAGGCGTCGCGCGGGGACGGTCTCCTCTCGCAGGCCGGCAGCAGCTCCGGGCTGACGTGGTTCGCGTACACGGTCGTGGCGCTGTCCGTGGCGTCGCTGGTGCCGCTGCTCCAAGGGGAGAGCGCTGAGGGCAGGAGCGGCGGCTTTATGACCGCCGACGCCGAGCTCTGGAACGGGCGCTTCGCCATGCTCGGGCTCGTCGCGCTCGCCGTCACCGAGTACCTCACCGGCGCGCCGTTCATCAACGTGTAA